One genomic segment of Odocoileus virginianus isolate 20LAN1187 ecotype Illinois chromosome 17, Ovbor_1.2, whole genome shotgun sequence includes these proteins:
- the TMEM92 gene encoding transmembrane protein 92 gives MSDTCVASLLLLGLLASLQQSVSLDSPFWLLPAASESGNLSTCPKGFKCCGSSCCQEYQPEQFEFFSGPLRIFVIIFLIIIPLLCICGLAKHLYLNCRKSEQEAPTAPPEQPPIAPVERVTAPVSEPPPPYSEIILKPVLGLPPLEPPPPYSFRPEEYAGLRRGIDNSTF, from the exons ATGTCTGACACCTGTGTCGCCAGCCTCTTGCTGCTTGGCCTGCTGGCCAGCCTCCAACAG AGTGTTAGCCTTGACTCGCCCTTCTGGCTCCTTCCCGCAGCGTCAGAAAGCGGGAACCTGAG cacCTGCCCTAAGGGATTCAAATGCTGTGGGAGCAGCTGTTGCCAAGAGTACCAGCCGGAGCAGTTCGAGTTCTTCTCCGGTCCCTTAAG GATTTTTGTCATCATCTTCCTGATCATCATACCCCTCTTGTGCATCTGCGGCCTGGCTAAGCACTTGTATCTCAACTGCAGAAAGTCAGAGCAGGAGGCCCCAACAGCCCCCCCGGAACAGCCCCCCATTGCTCCTGTAGAGAGGGTCACAGCACCCGTTTCTGAGCCCCCACCCCCCTACAGTGAG ATAATTCTGAAGCCTGTCCTGGGTCTGCCTCCCTTGGAGCCGCCCCCACCCTACAGCTTCAGGCCTGAGGAATATGCCGGGCTACGCAGAGGCATCGACAACTCCACCTTCTGA